The window TGCAGGTTTCCATTTTTTATGACGAGTTAATATCGCAAGGCTTCCTTGTAATAAGTCCTCATCATCTGGTTTTCGTTTCCTAGCTTCCAACATGTTTTTGTAAGCATTTTCAAAATCGTTTAATTTATCATAATTGAAAGCAAGTAGGGCGTAAAATTCGTAAGAGGATTTTCCATCGACAAGTAAACTTTTTACAAGTTCAATTGATTTAGCATAATTTTTAGTTTTGTATTCATCAACCGCTTGGAAATAAGCAGAACCAACTTGTTCTTTCTCTTGCGCATACAAAGAAGATACAAGTAGACAGATAACAGCAGTGATGTGAATCAAATGTTTCATAATAAATCCGAGGAAACCGTAATGGAGTTCAAATTGACCGTATCGATCCTAGAATGGTATGGCTCAATAGGGTCCAGGTATAGGAAAACGCTTCCCCCTTTGGAAAGCAAGTAATGTTCGATATGTTCTTCGGTAATGATTTCCAAATCTCCTACGTACAGGATCGGATTTTCCCCGAGTCCTAGGTGGAGGTGGAATTCTTCTGTGGGCAAAAAATCAGATAAATTTAGATACCCTGAACCAAAATACAAACCTGATTGGAAATAGTATTTATAGTGAACTTTGACTTCAGGTAGGATTAAATTGGGTCGGATGTAACCCAATTCGATCCGTTCAATGGTTCCGACTGTCCGAATTTTACGAAGTTGGAACCATATTTTACGGATGAAAAAATAAGAAAATAGGAAGACGAGGGGAATGAGAATTGCCATTTCCTTTCGCCTTCCTAAAAACCCTTATACGAGGGCTAAGTCTTTTTCCTCAGTGTTTGGCGAAGATCCATCGTCTTTTTTAGGAACTTCTTTGTAATCTTCCCAAGCTGATTCGGAATACACAAGTTTTCCTTCTGCCATATCTACCAAAATTTTAGTAGGGTTTTCATAAACACCTTTGAGAGACTGAACCGCCATATAATCTTCCAATTCTCTTTGGAACACACGTCGGAGTGGTCGGGCTCCGTAGTTTTGGTCGTATCCAATCGTAGCAAAATGTTCTTTTGCAGCGAATGTGAGTTCCACGAATACTTTTTTCTCCGTCAAACGTTTGTTAAAATCTTTTAACATGATATCCACAATGCTAACGATTTCTTCTTTTTTGAGAGGAGCAAAGTAAACCACTTCATCCACACGGTTTAAAAACTCAGGATTAAAATGTTTTTTAAGTTGTTCTCTTGCCTGTTCAGCCTTATAAGCTTCCCTTTCGTCTGCAAAATCTTCAAAACCCAATCTTCCACCTTTGGATATTTCCTTCGCGGCAATATTGGATGTCATGATGATGATGGTATCTCGGAAGTTGACCTTACGACCTTTCGTATCGGTTAAATTCCCCTCTTCCATAATTTGCAAAAGGATATTAAACAAATCATGGTGGGCTTTTTCGATCTCATCAAGTAAAACCAAACTGTATGGTTTTCTTCTCACAAATTCTGTGAGTTGGCCACCATCATCATACCCTACATAACCAGGAGGAGCTCCAATCAGTCTTGATACCGCATGTGGCTCCATGTATTCCGACATATCGATACGAAGCATATTGTCTTCCGAACCGAACAATTGTTCCGCGAGGGCTTTTGCAAGTTCCGTTTTTCCCACACCAGTTGGTCCAAGGAAAATAAACGATCCAGTAGGTCGTTTTTCACTTTTGAGACCAGTGCGAGAGCGTCTGACGGCACGTGCCACTTTTTCAATCGCTTCGGTTTGCCCAACAATTCGAGATTTGATGTCTTCTTCCAAATTAAGAAGTTTTGTGTTTTCGGATTGTTCCATTTTTTTCAATGGAATTCCCGTCCAAAGACTGACAACAGAAAGGATGTCTTCTTCCTCGATGGAAACGGCATACCCTTCCATTCTCTCTTGCCATTGTTTGGTTTTTTCTTCCAATTCACCTTTTTTACGATTCACTTCATCGCGAACAGCGGCCGCTTTTTCATACTCTTGGCTACGAACCAAATCTTCTTTTTTCAGAGATAACGATTTGATCTCTTCTTCGATCTCTTTGATTTCATTTGGTCGTTGGCAATTGGCAAGTCTTGCTTTGGCTCCTGCTTCATCGATGATATCAATTGCTTTGTCTGGTAAAAACCTGTCGTTGATATAACGGTGTGAAAGTTTGACTGCCTGTTCGATGGCTTTTTCCGAATAACGCACCTTATGGTGGGATTCGTATGCTTTTTTCAATCCATCCAAAATAAGAACCGCATCGTCAACGGAAGGTTCGAGTACCTTCACCATTTGGAACCTTCGTTCCAATGCAGAATCTTTTTCGATGTATTTACGATATTCGTTATTCGTTGTTGCTCCAATGCATTGGAGTTCGCCACGTGCGAGTGCCGGTTTTAAAATGTTTGCGGCATCCACTGCCCCTTCTGCGGCCCCAGCCCCAATCAGAGTGTGCAACTCATCAATGAAGATGATGATGTTTTGGGAAGTGACGATTTCTTTCATGATTTTTTTCAATCGTTCTTCAAACTCACCACGGTATTTGGTACCTGCAATGAGGCTTGCCAAATCTAAAGATAACACTCGTTTATCGAAAAGTAAATCTGGGACCAATTTTTCGATCACAGCTTGCGCAAGGCCTTCCACGATCGCCGTTTTCCCAACACCTGATTCTCCGACGAGAACCGGGTTGTTTTTGGTTTTTCTCGATAAAATTTGGATCACACGTTCGATTTCTTTTGAGCGCCCAATGACTGGGTCCAATTTTTTCTCACGTGCCAATTGTGTGAGGTCTCGTGCAAATTCATCAAGGATCGGAGTTTTACTTTTTTCTTGTCTTGGTGCTGCCGTTTGTGATTGGCTTTGGCCTGTGGACTGGGTCCCAGTGGAACCACCCACAGCTCCTGAAGGAGGTGCGCCTAACAGACGTAAAATTTCCGATTTGATGACATTATAATTTACGCTAAAGGAAGATAAAGATCCTCCCGCTATATTATTATTATCACGAAGTAATGCGAGGAGAATGTGCTCGGTTCCCACATAGTTATGTTTGAGGCGTTTTGCCTCTTCTTTGGAAACTTCGATCATTTTTTGGTACTTGTCTTGCCCTTGGCTGACATCGAGTAACAAAGCACCCGAACCCTCGCGGGTACGTTTCTCCACTTCTTTACGGAGTTCGTTTAAATTGATGTTTAGATTCGTGAGAATCTTAATCGCGACAGAGTCCTCCTCCCGGAGAAGCCCAAGTAGAATGTGTTCAGGACCGATAAAATCGGAACCTAAACGTTTAGCCTCATCTTGGGCGATTTCGTTGATGACTCTTTTTGCTCTTTTGGTGAATTCCAACATGCCGCACCCTGCCTTTAGTAATTAGACGAACGTCCTTGTTCCCATCTTGACCGTACTGGGTCAAAGGGAGCCTCGTAAACCAAGAATTTTGTAAAACTGACGTTTTTGGACCGCGAATGCGTTCTTCCACGAGATTTTTACGACAAGTCCTCGGAAATTTCCGAGTGACTCTCTTCTATGATCGGTGGAAGGAGCAAATTCTATACCAAATTCAGAAAGTTTCTCAAAAAGTGAAAAGAAGCTAGGATCCACTCCTGATTCAATGCCAATGAGGAGGGAATCTCGCCTCCCCTTTCCCAAATTGGTTGGGCAAGAGGAAAGGAAACCAATCCCTCGTGAAAACGCCCAATTTTTTTTTTGGTACAAAAAGCGAAGGAGAGATCGAACTTCTTTTGGAAATTTTTTTGAAAACTCTCGCTTTTGTTTGGGAATCTGATCATCCATCACATCGATCGTTTCCAAAATTTCGAAACGCAAATGGTCTTCACTACCCAAATACAAACGATAAATTGGATCTGGATTTTCATTCGCATGTAAAAATTCCAAAAACCCATTTTCGACTAACATTCGTTTCACTTCCTTTTCCTTAGAATCATAAAAGGGAAATACGGAATGAGAAAGGTTACGTGTGATCCGAGTCCGGTAAGAAAGGAAATGGATTTTGGAATGTTTTTTTTGAAGGGCCAATTGTATCTCCTCGAGTAGAGAAGAAGGGATCCATTTTTTGATTGGAAGTCTTGGATACGAAAATTGTGTGATACAATGTTCGCACCCAAATTTACCAGAGATCCGAAACTGGAACAGGGTGGTCCCACAGAAACGGCAAAACATCACAGACTAACGGGCGATAGCTTACCGGATACGATTCGATTTCGTTTGTGAGCCATGGAAGCAAGTTCCAAGTCATGGGTCACAAGAATGAGAGAAAATTTGAACTCATTCTGCAATTCTTTGATCAGATCCATCAGATGCCTGGAATTGTCTCGGTCAAGGTTACCAGTTGGTTCATCAGCAAGGATGAGTTGCCTTCTTCCCACAAGGGCACGTGCCACACCCACACGAGCACTTTCTCCACCAGAGAGTTGGGAAGGAAAACTTTCCGTACGTTCCCCAAGTCCTACTTTTTTTAGGATTTCAATCGCTTGTGATTTGGCAAGCGATGGGTTCATCCTTGCGATGAGAAGTGGCATCATTACATTTTCCAACGCGGTAAAATCGGGGAGTAGTAAATGTTGTTGGAAAATAAAGGAAATTTTTTCAGCACGAAAACTTTCTCTTTGTTTTTCATTTAGATTCTTTAAAGAAACTCCGCAAACTTCCACCTCACCATCGTCAAACGAATCCATGGCACCTAAGATATTCAGGAGTGTTGATTTCCCAACGCCCGAGGCACCTTCCACCGAAACGATTTCACCGGGTAACACTTCAAAGTCGAGCCCTGATATGATATGATACCTTTTGTCGACGACTTGGTAATACTTTTCAAGCTGCCTTACGGAGACTGTTGGTTTGATTTCAGAATTAGTCATTGCGAATCGTATCCACTGGGTTTAGATTGGCGGCCATTCGAGCTGGGAAATAACCTGCAAGGCCAGAGAGAATGGTAGCAGCAGTTGTTACCATAAAGATAAAGGAAATATCAATATCCACAGGGATATGATCAAAATAATAAATGTCTTTGGGAACCAGTTCCACGGGATCCCAATCTCCAGGATTTAAGAGACTCCCCACTCCATTGATGATCTCAGAGATGGCGTTGATGATGACTTCCAATTTGGTGGCGATAAAGATCCCCGTCATACCACCAACAAGAGAAGATAAAATTCCGACAATCATCGCGTTTAAGGTAAAGATAAGGAGGATATCATTGGAAGCAAGTCCCAGAGCTTTCAACGTTCCAATCGACCTACGTTTGGCACGAATGAGAGAGTGAACCGTTGCTACCATCCCAAGGGCCGCAAGGACGATGAACAAAAAGACAATGATGGAGATGATGGTTTTTTCCAAACGAAGGGCCGCAAGAAAATTCTCTTGTTCTTCGGCAATGGTTCGCACTGACCATGACGTATCATCTTGGATCTTTTGGTTCCAGTTCTCCTCATTCAAACGAGATAAAATTCGATGTTTGGTGAGTTTCAGATCATCGAGCGATCGAACCTTGATGGCAATTTGGTTCACAGCACCTTTCATCTTAAAAAACTCTTGGGCCTGAGGAAGCGATAAAAACACAAACTTGGAATCGTAATTATAATAACCAGTTTTAAAGAGGCCAACCAATCGAAAGGATTGCACATTGACTTGGACACCACGTTCTACAGTAAACCGTCCACCAGGCACTGCCATGGTGATCTCCCGACCAATCCCATACCCATAAATGGCACTCATTTCTTTTCCCACTACGACCATCTTTTTAGAATTGATCGAAGAAATTTCATCTCGGTTGTACTGTAAGATCCGAGGGAAGTTCGGGAGGCCATTTTCCACTAATTTTTCAATCGAATCAATGGGCACAGCTCGGATCATGATAGGGTTGAAGTTATTATTGCTCTGGATGAGGCCGTGGCTTGTGATATTACCTTCCACCGAAACAAAGGATTCAGCAAGTTTCGGATCAGACTTCAAATGGGCGATCACAGTCTCATAATCGTAGATGGCCCCTGATCCATAGGAGTTTTCGATTGTGATATGAGGCCCACCCTGCCAAAGGGATTCTTTCACTTGTTTTTGGAATCCATTAAAAATGGACAAAACCACAACAAGAAGTCCCACTCCCACAGCCATCACGATAAACGATAGTCTGGATTTGATAGAGAGGAAACCCAATACGCGGGACCCTCGGATGTAACGGATTGTGATTAAAGAGACGATTCCCATGATGACCTAATCTTTTTGACAGCTTTCTCTGAAAGATGGATACTGTCAAAAAAGAACCTTATGCCTGAAACACCAAACTATTATTCTGTCAAAGTCAATCTACGAGACGAAGCCAATATGGTGTACACCATGGTTTCTGCCATCATCGACCCGGTTGAAATCAAATCGGTGAAATATGAGGGAGTTTCGTGCTCAAGTCCCCTTTCGCTTTTGCCTGTTCGTTCGACATTCCAAGACTTTTACAACCGAATGCAACGTGTGATCTACAAAGGGGAACAACAAAAAAACATCACGAAGTCCCTACAAGAACTCATCAAAACGAAGTTTGGTTCAGAGAGTTTTTTAGAAGAAATTTTACATTATATGGACCACAACTTGACCGACCGTTTGGACTTTGTCTTCAGCGAAATCCACAAACGGACAGCAGGGAATTCAGAACCCAAAGTGGAAATCCATTTTGAACTGATTGATCCGAATGACATGACAAAGACCACAGTGGACGAAGAGGAAATTGCCAAAAAGGAAGCCCCTCCCGTAACCCCGGTCCCGCAAGCATCTGGATTTCTCATCCCAGCCGATAAACAAATTGTTCAGTTTAAGTTCCAACTTTCGCCTGTCAATGGAATCCCCCTTGTGGAACTAAAAGCAGGTGATAATGTATACATACGACTCGTACCAGGGGATGCAGTCACAGATTCCATCATCAATACTTTGGAACTCAAAGAAGAATCAGGTGCCATCAAACAAATTCCTGCAAAAATTGTGAACATTTCGAATAACAAAAATTTTTCGGAAGTGGTGATCAAAATCAATGAACAGATTTATGGCAAAATCATCGAAGAAGAAAACTCAGTCAAAATCAAAACCACTGATAGTAATGCGGGTGCTGCAAATATCATGAACTCGGTTGCCTCACCTACGGCAAAAATCACAAAAGCCAAACAAAATCCAAATCTGTCGGCCGATGAAAGTTTCCATTTGATGCCTTATATCATCATGTTAGTGGTGCTTGCCATTGGGATGATGACAATCTTTGTAATTCTCTAAACTAAATGACTCAATTCAAAAAAAAATTACCAATCCTTTCCCCTCTCTTCATTGCACTGGTTGTTCTTCACTCTTTGTTTGTGGATTACACAGTCCAATTTCCCGACTTTATCAGTTCCGAAAATTCGGAAACAAGTCTACAAACAATGAAACCACAAGTGATCGCTGAGAATGGGATTATGGGAAGGATCTCCTACTTAGAATCATTTTTGATCGAATTAGAATCAAAAGAACTGCCAATTGATACAGAGATGGAAGAGACAAAAGACAGCGTCAAACGTGTGCTCATCGGTCAAAAGTTGTTACTTGGATTATTATTCTTTTATCTTTTCCTTAACTTTTCGACTGCTGTCACTTATGTAACGCGAGCTTGGTTTCATAAATCAATGGCACATGTATTGTATCCTGTATCGCTTGTGGTTTTATTACCAAAGATTTTTTTCCAATTGAATCTAATGGTACAAAAGGATATCTTTTCCTATTTTTATTTTGTATTTTTAGTTTTTACATATATCATAACGATTCTTGCATACAGAACCATTATTAAAGATAAAGAAAGCTACGAAGGATTCCAATCCTTACAATTTTCTTCTTCTTTAGAAGAAGAAGGCCGATCTCCAAGTAATACGAAAACGGGAACCTACTTTGCACCGATTTTCCATGTTCTCGTCATCATCCTGATTGGAATTTTGATTGGGAATTTGATTTATATTCCGTTATTCCTTCTACAAAAGCACTATGTGAGCGAATTTAGTTATTTTATCTTCTTTTTGATCAGTTTATTATCTGTTTTTTATATTTTTAATTATAACAAGGTAGGTGGTGAGGCAAAAAATCCAAACTGGCAAAATTTATCCGTCAGTTTTGCTTATTTGCAGTATCGATTCTTACGGAATGGGTTCATGTCCATTTTTAGTACGATACTCATCATCTTGTTTGTCACGTTTTTATTTAGTTTATTACTCTTTAATATCGATGTGATTCAGAACAGTTTAGGTTTGTTTGGGAAAACGACTGAGTTTTGAGAAGAAAAACCATGGAAGAGAATGATTGATTCCAACCAATTCTCTTTCGTTTCCTTGATTTTTGATTGAGTGGTCGACAATCCTTAATTACATTCTGGAGTTTTGTCTTTTTTCACGACACACCAACTTTTCCCATTCGGGTAATATGTATTTCGTGAGAGTAACTCGCCAGATTCCGAATACAATTCAGTAGCTTCTTTTACGCCAGTAGGATAGTAATAAAACCACTCTCCTACTTTTTTGTCTTCCGCATAACTACCTTTTGCTTCTACTTTTGTATCGGGATAATATCTCACCCAATCACCAGTTCGTAGTCCTCCATCAAAAAATCCTTTTTCATTCAAACGCCCCGTACGATAGTAACGAATGTAGGCTCCATTTTCATTGCCAATTTCAGGGCTTTGGATCCATATCTGTTTTTTTCGGTATCCTACTTTGTAATTCTGTTCTATATAAATTTTTCCGTCAGAAAAATAAAATTTCCAAAGCCCATCTCTTTCCCCGTTTACCATCTTTCCTTCCATAATGGTATTCCCTGCAAGATAATTTAATTTTTTACCCAATCCATTGGGTTGGCTCAATGAATTCACCGGAACTATTGTGACCAGATTTCCATTCTCGTACCATTCACGAAGGTACCCGTCTCCAATCATCGAATAATGATTTGTTTTTTTTTCGAAACTTGCATCTTTAGGGACAGTAGATGGTCTTTCCACACTTCCCTTGCAGGGACCAAATACAACACCAGACAGTAAAACAACTGCTAGGAGAGAGATAAAAATCCAAAAGGAATTGTCTTTAATGGGTGTGGATGTAGATGTCATTTTCTTCTTTGAATTTAGTTAAAATTTCTTTTGAGATTAAGATACGATTGAGACGTTTCGATCGGATGGGCGTTAGATAACGTAAACACATAAGAATTGTACCTTCTGGTTCCAAAGAAGTATAAACGATTGGTGTTGTTTTTCCAAGTCTCACAAGATAGTTTTTTGACATTTCTCTGATTTTTGATTCTACAAGTTCAGGTGCGAGTACCAATTCTTCATGTAATATTTGAGTACAAATCTTTTCTGCTTTTTGCCAGTTTGATTTTAAATCTAAATAGATTCGGAACTCATCCCAAACAAAATCCATAGTTTCTGAAACAATAAAAAATCGATGCAGGACGATGTTATAGTTTGGAAAATGAATGAGTCTGTTTGTGGATTGTTCAAACCTCGGATCTGGTGCAATTTCAAGTAAGGTAAATTTAAAAAATCCAATATTGACAACATCTCCTTTGATGTTCTCAATTTCAATCCTGTCTCCCACTTTAAAACCGTTAGCACCCATGATCATAAACCAACCCACCATGTTGAGCCATACTTCTTTGAGTGAAATGACAATACCAGCTCCTGCAAGACCAAGAACTGTGGGAAGTAACGATAAACTAGAAAAAATAACGGGGAGGTAAGCAATTCCAAAAACGAGAATAAATCCCATCCTTGCAACTTTTCTTCGGTTGTATTCGTGAACGGGATCTATCGCAGGTTTGACTCTCTCTACAAGAAACATTGTGATTTTGTAACAAATCACAGCAAAGACAACCATATAGGCAAAAAGTATCAGCGTCTCAGCAAATTCCCGATTCGAACTTCTGAGAAGAGTTAAAGGATTAAGATCTAAATAAAATTCTTTTAAACTTCCACTACCCATTGAGGTTCATTCCTTTGTGGCGTTTTAAGATTTCCAAAATGGTTTTTCGTTCCACTGTTACTCCAAACTTTGGTTTACCAAAATCTTCCAGTAGGACAAACTTCAAGGTATTCCCATCCTTTTTTTTGTCATGTTCCATGTGTTTCAAAACTAATTCTGGTTTTTCTTCTAGAACTGTTGGCAACTCTAATTGTAACATAAGAGAAATTGCTTTTTGGAAATTGGAATCCGAAAAACCTAATATTTCTTTGGATAATAACAACGCGGTAACAAGACCTACAGAAACTGCTTCCCCATGAGAGTATTTTTTGTATAAGGTGAGTGATTCGATCGCGTGTCCTGTCGTATGACCTAAATTGAGAACAGCACGTAAACCGGACTCCTTTTCATCTTGCGACACAATGGATGATTTGACACGCACTGATTCTTCGATCGCATAACGGAGAGTCTCTGATTTTTCATAAAAATCGGCACGTTTGGAATTAGAAATTCTTTCAAAAAAATCCCCTCCATCCAAAAACGAATGTTTGGCGACTTCTGCAAGACCACAACTCCACTCTTTTTTTGGTAATG of the Leptospira biflexa serovar Patoc strain 'Patoc 1 (Paris)' genome contains:
- a CDS encoding ATP-dependent Clp protease ATP-binding subunit encodes the protein MLEFTKRAKRVINEIAQDEAKRLGSDFIGPEHILLGLLREEDSVAIKILTNLNINLNELRKEVEKRTREGSGALLLDVSQGQDKYQKMIEVSKEEAKRLKHNYVGTEHILLALLRDNNNIAGGSLSSFSVNYNVIKSEILRLLGAPPSGAVGGSTGTQSTGQSQSQTAAPRQEKSKTPILDEFARDLTQLAREKKLDPVIGRSKEIERVIQILSRKTKNNPVLVGESGVGKTAIVEGLAQAVIEKLVPDLLFDKRVLSLDLASLIAGTKYRGEFEERLKKIMKEIVTSQNIIIFIDELHTLIGAGAAEGAVDAANILKPALARGELQCIGATTNNEYRKYIEKDSALERRFQMVKVLEPSVDDAVLILDGLKKAYESHHKVRYSEKAIEQAVKLSHRYINDRFLPDKAIDIIDEAGAKARLANCQRPNEIKEIEEEIKSLSLKKEDLVRSQEYEKAAAVRDEVNRKKGELEEKTKQWQERMEGYAVSIEEEDILSVVSLWTGIPLKKMEQSENTKLLNLEEDIKSRIVGQTEAIEKVARAVRRSRTGLKSEKRPTGSFIFLGPTGVGKTELAKALAEQLFGSEDNMLRIDMSEYMEPHAVSRLIGAPPGYVGYDDGGQLTEFVRRKPYSLVLLDEIEKAHHDLFNILLQIMEEGNLTDTKGRKVNFRDTIIIMTSNIAAKEISKGGRLGFEDFADEREAYKAEQAREQLKKHFNPEFLNRVDEVVYFAPLKKEEIVSIVDIMLKDFNKRLTEKKVFVELTFAAKEHFATIGYDQNYGARPLRRVFQRELEDYMAVQSLKGVYENPTKILVDMAEGKLVYSESAWEDYKEVPKKDDGSSPNTEEKDLALV
- a CDS encoding ABC transporter ATP-binding protein, producing the protein MTNSEIKPTVSVRQLEKYYQVVDKRYHIISGLDFEVLPGEIVSVEGASGVGKSTLLNILGAMDSFDDGEVEVCGVSLKNLNEKQRESFRAEKISFIFQQHLLLPDFTALENVMMPLLIARMNPSLAKSQAIEILKKVGLGERTESFPSQLSGGESARVGVARALVGRRQLILADEPTGNLDRDNSRHLMDLIKELQNEFKFSLILVTHDLELASMAHKRNRIVSGKLSPVSL
- a CDS encoding ATP--guanido phosphotransferase yields the protein MALQKKHSKIHFLSYRTRITRNLSHSVFPFYDSKEKEVKRMLVENGFLEFLHANENPDPIYRLYLGSEDHLRFEILETIDVMDDQIPKQKREFSKKFPKEVRSLLRFLYQKKNWAFSRGIGFLSSCPTNLGKGRRDSLLIGIESGVDPSFFSLFEKLSEFGIEFAPSTDHRRESLGNFRGLVVKISWKNAFAVQKRQFYKILGLRGSL
- the aroB gene encoding 3-dehydroquinate synthase; the encoded protein is MKLSERKVVGSGFVYPVELHEDFVGLSEKLGSLKKISHAFVLTSREIAGIYEKYLIKELKASSIPFSFIYLKAGEKNKHIDRVKKVYHQLIEADADRNAVIIAFGGGVVGDFAGFIAATYQRGIRFIQVPTTLLACVDSSVGGKVAVNVDSGKNMVGAFYQPEFVFAPLFTLSTLPKKEWSCGLAEVAKHSFLDGGDFFERISNSKRADFYEKSETLRYAIEESVRVKSSIVSQDEKESGLRAVLNLGHTTGHAIESLTLYKKYSHGEAVSVGLVTALLLSKEILGFSDSNFQKAISLMLQLELPTVLEEKPELVLKHMEHDKKKDGNTLKFVLLEDFGKPKFGVTVERKTILEILKRHKGMNLNG
- a CDS encoding LIC_10230 family protein; translation: MTQFKKKLPILSPLFIALVVLHSLFVDYTVQFPDFISSENSETSLQTMKPQVIAENGIMGRISYLESFLIELESKELPIDTEMEETKDSVKRVLIGQKLLLGLLFFYLFLNFSTAVTYVTRAWFHKSMAHVLYPVSLVVLLPKIFFQLNLMVQKDIFSYFYFVFLVFTYIITILAYRTIIKDKESYEGFQSLQFSSSLEEEGRSPSNTKTGTYFAPIFHVLVIILIGILIGNLIYIPLFLLQKHYVSEFSYFIFFLISLLSVFYIFNYNKVGGEAKNPNWQNLSVSFAYLQYRFLRNGFMSIFSTILIILFVTFLFSLLLFNIDVIQNSLGLFGKTTEF
- a CDS encoding ABC transporter permease, translated to MGIVSLITIRYIRGSRVLGFLSIKSRLSFIVMAVGVGLLVVVLSIFNGFQKQVKESLWQGGPHITIENSYGSGAIYDYETVIAHLKSDPKLAESFVSVEGNITSHGLIQSNNNFNPIMIRAVPIDSIEKLVENGLPNFPRILQYNRDEISSINSKKMVVVGKEMSAIYGYGIGREITMAVPGGRFTVERGVQVNVQSFRLVGLFKTGYYNYDSKFVFLSLPQAQEFFKMKGAVNQIAIKVRSLDDLKLTKHRILSRLNEENWNQKIQDDTSWSVRTIAEEQENFLAALRLEKTIISIIVFLFIVLAALGMVATVHSLIRAKRRSIGTLKALGLASNDILLIFTLNAMIVGILSSLVGGMTGIFIATKLEVIINAISEIINGVGSLLNPGDWDPVELVPKDIYYFDHIPVDIDISFIFMVTTAATILSGLAGYFPARMAANLNPVDTIRND
- a CDS encoding mechanosensitive ion channel family protein; this encodes MGSGSLKEFYLDLNPLTLLRSSNREFAETLILFAYMVVFAVICYKITMFLVERVKPAIDPVHEYNRRKVARMGFILVFGIAYLPVIFSSLSLLPTVLGLAGAGIVISLKEVWLNMVGWFMIMGANGFKVGDRIEIENIKGDVVNIGFFKFTLLEIAPDPRFEQSTNRLIHFPNYNIVLHRFFIVSETMDFVWDEFRIYLDLKSNWQKAEKICTQILHEELVLAPELVESKIREMSKNYLVRLGKTTPIVYTSLEPEGTILMCLRYLTPIRSKRLNRILISKEILTKFKEENDIYIHTH
- a CDS encoding toxin-antitoxin system YwqK family antitoxin → MTSTSTPIKDNSFWIFISLLAVVLLSGVVFGPCKGSVERPSTVPKDASFEKKTNHYSMIGDGYLREWYENGNLVTIVPVNSLSQPNGLGKKLNYLAGNTIMEGKMVNGERDGLWKFYFSDGKIYIEQNYKVGYRKKQIWIQSPEIGNENGAYIRYYRTGRLNEKGFFDGGLRTGDWVRYYPDTKVEAKGSYAEDKKVGEWFYYYPTGVKEATELYSESGELLSRNTYYPNGKSWCVVKKDKTPECN